One region of Primulina tabacum isolate GXHZ01 chromosome 1, ASM2559414v2, whole genome shotgun sequence genomic DNA includes:
- the LOC142538132 gene encoding ras-related protein Rab2BV-like has protein sequence MAYKVDHEYDYLFKIVLIGDSGVGKSNILSRFTRNEFCLESKSTIGVEFATRTQQVEGKTVKAQIWDTAGQERYRAITSAYYRGAVGALLVYDITKRQTFENVQRWLRELRDHADSNIVIMLAGNKSDLNHLRGVAEHDARLFAEKEGLSFLETSALEAHNVEKAFQTILLDIYQIISRKALAAQEADAVVPGQGTAIKVGDYSSNFSKRAACCSN, from the exons ATGGCGTACAAGGTGGATCATGAGTACGATTACTTGTTCAAGATTGTGCTGATCGGAGATTCCGGTGTCGGAAAATCTAATATTCTGTCGAGATTTACCCGAAATGAATTCTGCTTGGAGTCCAAATCTACTATTGGTGTCGAATTCGCGACCAGAACTCAACAG GTGGAAGGGAAAACAGTCAAGGCACAAATATGGGATACGGCGGGACAAGAGCGCTACCGTGCCATCACGAGTGCCTACTACCGCGGGGCCGTGGGTGCACTCTTGGTGTACGACATAACGAAACGACAAACGTTCGAAAACGTGCAACGATGGCTACGAGAGTTGAGGGACCATGCGGATTCCAACATAGTCATAATGCTCGCGGGTAACAAGTCCGACCTCAACCACCTCCGAGGAGTGGCCGAGCATGACGCTCGCCTCTTCGCCGAGAAAGAAGGCCTCTCGTTCCTGGAGACGTCCGCCCTCGAGGCACATAACGTTGAGAAAGCGTTTCAAACGATTTTACTCGATATCTATCAGATTATTAGCCGAAAGGCGCTAGCGGCACAAGAGGCCGATGCCGTTGTCCCCGGACAGGGCACCGCCATCAAGGTTGGGGATTATTCCTCCAACTTCAGTAAGAGAGCTGCCTGTTGTTCTAATTAA
- the LOC142538158 gene encoding proline transporter 1-like, translated as MDVEDGSGAGGGKIHSADDSAAQIPATAHQISHDSWFQVGFVLTTGINSAYVLGYSGTVMVPLGWVGGVIGLILAAAISLYANSLVAKLHEHGGKRHIRYRDLAGFIYGRKAYKLTWGLQYVNLFMINVGYIILAGQALKAVYVLFQENNDMKLPYFIALAGFGCALFAVSIPHLSALRVWLAFSTLFSLIYIVIAFGLALKDGTKASSRDYGIPGSKINRIFTTIGASANLVFAFNTGMLPEIQATVRQPVVKNMMRALYFQFTVGVLPMFAITFMGYWAYGSGTSTYLLNSVSGPVWVKTLANISAFLQTVISLHIFASPMYEFVDTKYGITGSAMSIRNLSFRILVRGGYLAITTLVAALLPFLGDFMSLTGAVSTFPLTFILANHMYLVAKKNKLISLQKNWHWLNVIFFSCVSVAAAVAAVRLIVVDSKTYSVFADL; from the exons atggaTGTCGAAGATGGCTCCGGTGCTGGTGGTGGGAAGATTCATTCTGCCGATGATTCTGCGGCTCAGATCCCAGCAACTGCTCATCAAATCAGCcatg ATTCTTGGTTCCAAGTGGGATTTGTGCTGACCACTGGGATCAACAGCGCGTATGTTCTGGGATATTCAGGCACTGTGATGGTCCCGTTGGGTTGGGTTGGCGGCGTGATTGGGCTTATCTTGGCCGCCGCCATATCTCTCTACGCCAATTCTCTTGTTGCCAAGTTACATGAACATGGAGGGAAGAGACATATTAGGTACAGAGATCTTGCAGGATTCATTTATG GTAGAAAGGCTTATAAGCTGACATGGGGATTGCAATATGTGAATCTTTTCATGATCAACGTGGGATATATTATTTTAGCTGGTCAGGCTCTTAAG GCTGTGTATGTTCTATTCCAGGAAAATAATGACATGAAGCTTCCATATTTCATCGCCTTAGCCGGGTTCGGGTGCGCTCTCTTCGCCGTTTCTATACCTCATTTGTCAGCACTCCGGGTCTGGCTTGCATTCTCAACTCTCTTCAGTCTCATCTACATCGTTATAGCATTCGGGCTCGCGCTAAAAGATG GTACCAAAGCGTCTTCCAGAGATTACGGTATCCCAGGATCAAAGATTAACAGGATCTTTACGACGATTGGTGCATCTGCAAATCTTGTTTTCGCATTCAATACCGGAATGCTTCCAGAAATACAG GCGACAGTTAGGCAGCCAGTTGTGAAGAACATGATGAGGGCACTGTATTTTCAGTTCACAGTGGGAGTTCTTCCGATGTTTGCAATCACGTTTATGGGTTACTGGGCTTATGGATCGGGTACATCGACCTACTTGCTTAACAGTGTGAGTGGTCCGGTTTGGGTGAAGACATTGGCTAATATCTCAGCTTTCCTGCAAACTGTCATCTCTTTGCAT ATCTTTGCAAGTCCGATGTACGAGTTCGTGGATACGAAGTATGGAATCACCGGAAGCGCTATGTCTATACGCAATCTGAGTTTCCGGATCCTCGTGAGAGGCGGCTACTTGGCAATAACTACGTTGGTGGCTGCATTGCTTCCGTTCTTGGGAGATTTCATGAGCCTGACCGGAGCTGTCAGCACATTCCCTCTAACATTCATTCTTGCTAACCACATGTATCTCGTGGCGAAGAAAAATAAGCTAATTTCTCTGCAGAAGAATTGGCATTGGCTTAATGTGATTTTCTTCAGCTGCGTGTCTGTTGCAGCAGCTGTTGCTGCAGTAAGGCTCATTGTTGTGGACTCTAAAACTTACAGTGTTTTTGCAGATTTGTAA
- the LOC142538174 gene encoding serine/threonine-protein phosphatase PP1 isozyme 3, whose translation MDPVVLDKIIEKLVEVRSSKPGKLVQLTESEIKQLCDASRQIFSNQPNLLELQPPIKICGDIHGQYSDLLRLFEYGGFPPQSNYLFLGDYVDRGKQSLETICLLLAYKIKYPENFFLLRGNHECASINRIYGFYDECKRRFNVKLWKAFTDCFNWLPVAALVDEKILCMHGGLSPELNTLDQIRDLPRPIAIPDTGLLCDLLWSDPGRDVKGWGMNDRGVSYTFGPDKVSEFLKKHDLDLICRAHQVVEDGYEFFADRQLVTIFSAPNYCGEFDNSGAMMSVDENLICSFQILKPAEKKNKFMMSTKM comes from the exons ATGGACCCTGTAGTATTGGATAAGATCATAGAGAAACTGGTTGAAGTCCGATCCTCCAAGCCAGGGAAATTGGTGCAGCTGACGGAATCTGAAATCAAGCAGCTGTGTGACGCCTCTCGTCAAATCTTCAGTAATCAGCCTAATCTTCTTGAACTCCAGCCTCCTATCAAGATTTGTG GTGATATTCATGGACAATATAGTGATCTTTTGAGGCTTTTTGAGTATGGAGGTTTCCCTCCTCAATCCAATTACCTATTTTTAGGTGACTACGTAGATCGCGGGAAGCAGAGTTTAGAGACAATCTGCTTGTTGCTCgcatataaaataaagtatccAGAGAATTTTTTCCTTCTTAGAGGAAATCATGAATGCGCTTCCATAAATAGGATCTATGGGTTTTATGATGAATGCAAGCGTCGATTCAATGTAAAATTGTGGAAAGCATTTACTGATTGTTTTAACTGGCTTCCTGTTGCTGCACTCGTTGATGAAAAGATATTGTGCATGCATGGTGGTCTTTCTCCAGAACTTAACACCCTGGATCAGATTAGAGATTTACCCCGTCCAATTGCTATTCCGGATACTGGTTTGCTTTGTGATTTGCTATGGTCAGATCCTGGTAGAGATGTTAAAGGATGGGGAATGAATGATAGAGGAGTTTCGTATACTTTTGGCCCTGACAAAGTCTCGGAGTTTTTGAAGAAGCATGATTTGGATCTAATCTGTCGTGCTCATCAG GTTGTGGAAGATGGATACGAATTCTTCGCCGATAGGCAGCTTGTAACCATTTTCTCAGCCCCAAACTACTGTGGAGAATTCGACAACTCCGGTGCGATGATGAGTGTCGATGAAAACTTAATATGCTCTTTTCAAATTCTGAAGCCGGCcgaaaagaaaaacaagttCATGATGTCAACAAAAATGTGA